In Rhodothermus marinus DSM 4252, a single genomic region encodes these proteins:
- a CDS encoding ABC transporter ATP-binding protein, which produces MQEAHATIEGIEAPPPSEIVVALRDVHKRFGEREVLRGVSLDVEEGTSAVVMGGSGTGKSVLLKHIVRLLVPDRGAVWVFGQRVDQLEGETLDRLRLSIGYLFQSGALFDSMTVYENLDFLLERHTRLSKSERRDRILETLDWVGLRHTATQYPAELSGGQRKRIALARAIILQPKLLLYDEPTTGLDPVSVRTVSELIVRLRDERGITSIAITHDLLCAEIIADRAHFLHEGRILMSGTLDELRRSDHPVLRNFFGT; this is translated from the coding sequence ATGCAAGAAGCTCACGCTACCATTGAAGGGATCGAAGCACCGCCCCCGTCGGAAATTGTGGTGGCATTGCGCGACGTGCACAAGCGCTTCGGCGAGCGGGAAGTGCTGCGCGGAGTGTCGCTCGACGTGGAGGAGGGGACCTCGGCCGTCGTGATGGGCGGCTCGGGCACGGGCAAGAGCGTGCTGCTCAAGCACATCGTGCGGTTGCTGGTGCCCGACCGGGGCGCCGTGTGGGTGTTCGGGCAGCGCGTCGATCAGCTCGAAGGCGAAACGCTCGATCGCCTGCGGCTTTCGATCGGCTACCTGTTTCAGAGCGGTGCGCTGTTCGACTCGATGACCGTCTACGAAAACCTGGACTTCCTGCTGGAGCGACACACCCGGCTGAGCAAGTCCGAGCGCCGCGACCGGATTCTGGAGACGCTCGACTGGGTGGGCCTGCGCCATACGGCCACGCAGTATCCGGCCGAACTGTCCGGCGGCCAGCGCAAGCGCATCGCGCTGGCGCGGGCCATCATCCTGCAGCCGAAACTGCTGCTCTACGACGAGCCGACGACCGGCCTCGACCCGGTCTCGGTCCGCACCGTCTCGGAACTGATCGTACGGCTGCGCGACGAGCGGGGCATTACGTCGATCGCCATCACGCATGACCTGCTCTGCGCGGAAATCATTGCCGACCGGGCGCACTTCCTGCACGAAGGCCGCATCCTGATGAGCGGAACGCTCGACGAGCTGCGGCGGTCCGATCACCCCGTGCTGCGCAACTTCTTCGGAACCTGA
- a CDS encoding MlaE family ABC transporter permease, which yields MPTETEALDIPKRPPEGVGRAFFEKAGGLVLFMGRFFRDVWRPPYEVRELINQMDEAGSKSFILTAVTGIAIGVVLAMQSRGTLARFGAEAVLPNMLALSVFKEIGPVITSLVLAGRLGAGMAAEIGSMRVTEQIDALEVAALKPFHYLVITRVVACIVMFPVLTTWTNMIALAGGYVESVISADMDYRLFWNSAFSSLRFSDLIVDTLKTSVFGFLVGIVSCYLGYTVRGGTREVGQAAMQAVVISSLLILLADVVVVRISLFLFGAL from the coding sequence ATGCCTACTGAGACGGAAGCGCTCGACATCCCGAAGCGTCCGCCCGAAGGCGTCGGCCGCGCGTTTTTCGAGAAAGCCGGCGGACTGGTGCTGTTCATGGGCCGGTTCTTCCGGGACGTGTGGCGGCCGCCCTACGAGGTGCGCGAGCTGATCAACCAGATGGACGAAGCCGGCTCGAAAAGCTTCATCCTGACGGCCGTTACGGGCATTGCCATCGGCGTGGTGCTGGCCATGCAGAGCCGGGGCACGCTCGCCCGCTTCGGGGCCGAGGCGGTGCTGCCCAACATGCTGGCGCTGTCGGTCTTCAAAGAGATCGGGCCGGTCATCACGTCGCTGGTGCTGGCCGGACGCCTCGGGGCAGGGATGGCCGCCGAGATCGGCTCGATGCGCGTGACCGAGCAGATCGACGCGCTGGAGGTGGCCGCGCTCAAGCCCTTTCACTACCTGGTGATCACGCGCGTGGTGGCCTGCATCGTGATGTTTCCGGTGCTGACGACCTGGACGAACATGATCGCACTGGCCGGGGGCTACGTCGAGTCGGTCATCTCGGCCGACATGGACTACCGGCTATTCTGGAACAGCGCTTTTTCGAGCCTGCGCTTTTCGGACCTGATCGTCGATACGCTCAAAACCAGCGTGTTTGGTTTTCTGGTGGGGATCGTAAGCTGCTACCTGGGCTACACGGTGCGGGGTGGCACGCGCGAAGTCGGGCAGGCGGCCATGCAGGCCGTGGTGATCTCGTCGCTGCTGATTCTGCTGGCCGACGTCGTCGTCGTGCGCATTTCGCTGTTCCTTTTCGGGGCGCTGTGA
- a CDS encoding translocation/assembly module TamB domain-containing protein yields the protein MEPTPSITPARRWLRRIGWALLGLIGTPIVLVGLLLLVLQTSWGAEQVRRLIERQVNAQLQGGRLEIGALRGNFVRTLALYDLALRDTSGRALLALDSLEIAYVPEALLFDRRVHLRRVRLIRPRLELTQQPDSTWDLLRLFGTAPDTTAKETEAGVAQDVWIDHLALRDGTAALHFYTPRADSTWHLHRLDVQLDTLRLPPEGWPAFSVRTLEAVLQPPGAPDSVHVLTRLALRERHFRLDTLHIWSARSRVTGGGTLMLPADTGQIEAVQFRLEAQPLALYDLTPFVAVPDPGRTLAGFVTVQGSGRLLQAQAELRTGTGGELALSATFTPLLDDSVRYRADVQVRRLDPAFFGGPAGRLDLQLRADLQGPSLEALDGEARLDVSEARLGAYRLDSTRLQVRFVEGEGRLTAQTGLRGARLQLDGRGCPFDPTPTYRLDGVLQNLNPARFLADTSWTGQLNLAFQLEGEGATRLDGRLMLQPSRLNRAAIDSGQLAVHRRGDTLRFALEATLAGGRLQGRGRLAGASTPSYEVEPFVLERIDVAALLGDTLHSAVSGRLRLRGSGTAPEALRLEATLDLDSLVYGTYRLAPVRVPVRMDRGLLTATPEIGLDEGHVAFRLQGRPMARRPRWQIDRGRLERVNLAAVIPDWSSVLNGSFEGFYRGATLADAEGELTLLLEDSRLNAQPLETATLEATLQRGLLTLVTRAAWPDGSLQLEARADSLTTTPVYTIERLVFRGVDLAAWAGQARPRTRLNGVLTLHGRGTEPRTMQLATRMRLDASQVSERPVSGQFRVTAVAGRWQLGGQMGVADGQARFDARLLLDGSTPRYALTLTAEQLDPMPLLGIDTISARLSLEAELEGEGFDPATMQACGRLQSDGAHLDALAVDRLDARFSMAEGLLRLDTLRLESNVATAQGGGQVALVDPEGVRMSELTLQVQLHRLQPLRRLVGARLLALDGGRIEARAYGRPGQLRFEGSWTLQNLIYDELRLVELEGRTAGELDRQRRLSKAELRSQVHLLTLGTFQVEDARAELRYDGRQADYELRLDVDRRHTARLEGQVLPTEQEIRLTRLDMRLHDARWRLLQPATFTYGEAYRIQGLLLYTEAQDQQLAADGVIDPDGTQSFVLTLERFRLETVTDLFDLAGLGGALSGTVDLTGPAAAPRLGGQLLLDLTSEGQPVGDLQLDLQYDSLRLQVNARLQHRADASTMTLRGTVPMDLRLQVPPDAPPFDPNQASLDLTLAADTFAIAWIQPFLDPEILRDVRGRLAGRVHIGGTLAAPSLDGQARLFDGAVYLPELGVTYRDIRAEARMEGNRIILTSFALHSGGRLTGGGTVELEALTLGTLDLRMRARSFLAADNRAYRTVLSGTLRLAGTTERPEIEGDLQVVSADIYLIEQTTVADLEPVQLTEADLQMLRQYFGVRITEEDTTTFDFYEASRMRLDLRMERDVWLRSNANPEMNIQFTGTLTVQKEPYQDLQLFGTIEVIPERSYIVQFGKRFEITEGTLSFNGPADDPELNLKARYVVPSREDQSSQVTILLSVSGRLERLNLEFSSENPSGLELPDIISYIVFGRPAGQALASLAPGSNGAGGGLLGRGAGLALGQLAGVVEGLAGEELGLDVVEIEPDGLQGAKLTVGKYVSPRLFAAVSRPIAFGNNAATQRTEVYTEFTVEYTIFDAMIVRVTSQGTTMRINLLWRYAY from the coding sequence ATGGAACCCACCCCGTCCATAACGCCTGCACGTCGGTGGCTGCGCCGCATCGGATGGGCGCTGCTGGGGCTGATCGGCACGCCGATCGTGCTGGTCGGGCTGCTTCTGCTGGTGCTGCAGACCTCGTGGGGCGCCGAGCAGGTGCGTCGGCTGATCGAACGTCAGGTGAACGCGCAGCTTCAGGGTGGACGGCTGGAGATCGGGGCGCTGCGGGGTAACTTCGTGCGCACGCTGGCACTCTACGATCTCGCCTTGCGCGACACGTCCGGGCGCGCGCTGCTGGCGCTGGATTCGCTCGAAATAGCCTACGTGCCCGAGGCGTTGCTTTTCGACCGGCGTGTACACCTGCGGCGGGTGCGCCTGATCCGTCCGCGCCTGGAGCTGACGCAGCAACCCGACAGCACCTGGGACCTGCTGCGTCTGTTCGGCACGGCACCCGACACGACTGCAAAGGAAACGGAGGCCGGTGTCGCCCAGGACGTCTGGATCGACCACCTGGCGCTGCGCGACGGGACGGCGGCGCTGCACTTCTACACGCCCCGCGCCGACTCGACCTGGCATCTGCACCGGCTCGACGTGCAGCTCGATACGCTGCGATTGCCACCGGAAGGCTGGCCCGCGTTCTCGGTGCGCACGCTGGAAGCGGTGCTGCAGCCGCCCGGCGCTCCCGACTCGGTGCACGTCCTCACCCGACTGGCGCTGCGCGAGCGGCATTTCCGACTCGACACGCTGCACATATGGTCCGCCCGCAGCCGGGTGACCGGTGGCGGGACGCTGATGCTCCCGGCCGATACGGGACAGATCGAAGCCGTGCAGTTCCGGCTGGAGGCGCAGCCGCTGGCCCTCTACGACCTGACGCCGTTCGTGGCGGTCCCGGATCCCGGTCGGACGCTCGCGGGCTTCGTGACCGTGCAGGGCAGCGGCCGTCTGCTGCAGGCGCAGGCCGAGCTGCGTACCGGCACGGGTGGCGAACTGGCACTATCGGCCACGTTCACGCCGTTGCTGGACGATTCGGTGCGCTACCGGGCCGACGTGCAGGTGCGACGGCTGGACCCGGCTTTCTTCGGCGGACCGGCGGGCCGCCTCGATCTGCAGCTCCGGGCCGACCTGCAGGGACCGTCGCTGGAGGCGCTGGACGGCGAGGCCAGGCTCGACGTGTCGGAGGCGCGACTGGGCGCCTACCGACTGGATTCCACCCGGCTTCAGGTGCGCTTCGTGGAGGGCGAAGGCCGATTGACAGCACAGACCGGTCTGCGCGGCGCCCGGCTGCAACTGGACGGCCGGGGGTGTCCGTTCGACCCGACGCCCACCTATCGCCTGGATGGTGTGCTGCAGAACCTGAACCCGGCCCGTTTCCTGGCCGACACAAGCTGGACGGGACAGCTGAACCTGGCCTTTCAACTGGAGGGCGAGGGGGCGACGCGGCTGGACGGGCGGCTCATGCTGCAGCCTTCTCGGTTGAACCGGGCGGCGATCGACAGCGGGCAGCTGGCCGTACACCGGCGGGGCGACACGCTCCGCTTTGCGCTGGAGGCGACGCTGGCCGGTGGCCGCCTGCAGGGACGCGGGCGATTGGCCGGCGCCTCGACGCCTTCCTACGAGGTGGAGCCCTTCGTGCTGGAGCGAATCGACGTGGCGGCCCTGCTGGGCGATACGCTGCACAGCGCGGTCAGCGGCCGACTCCGGCTGCGCGGGAGCGGGACGGCGCCCGAGGCGCTTCGCCTGGAGGCCACGCTCGACCTGGACAGTCTGGTCTATGGCACCTACCGACTGGCGCCCGTGCGCGTGCCCGTCCGGATGGATCGCGGATTGCTAACAGCCACGCCTGAAATCGGGCTGGACGAGGGCCATGTGGCTTTCCGCTTACAGGGACGGCCGATGGCCCGAAGGCCCCGCTGGCAGATCGACCGCGGCCGCCTGGAGCGGGTGAACCTGGCCGCCGTGATACCGGACTGGTCTTCGGTGCTGAACGGCTCGTTCGAAGGATTCTACCGGGGGGCGACGTTGGCCGATGCGGAGGGCGAACTGACGCTCCTGCTGGAGGACTCCCGGCTCAATGCCCAGCCGCTGGAGACGGCCACGCTGGAGGCCACACTGCAGCGCGGACTGTTGACGCTGGTTACCCGGGCCGCCTGGCCCGACGGCTCGCTCCAACTGGAGGCACGGGCCGACTCGCTGACGACCACGCCGGTCTACACGATCGAACGGCTGGTCTTTCGCGGCGTGGATCTGGCGGCCTGGGCCGGCCAGGCGCGGCCTCGGACGCGGCTGAACGGTGTGCTGACGCTGCACGGCCGGGGCACGGAGCCGCGCACGATGCAACTTGCCACAAGAATGCGGCTCGATGCCTCGCAGGTGAGCGAGCGGCCCGTTTCGGGACAGTTCCGTGTGACCGCCGTGGCCGGACGCTGGCAGCTCGGCGGGCAGATGGGCGTGGCCGACGGACAGGCCCGCTTCGACGCCCGACTGCTGCTGGACGGGTCGACGCCCCGCTACGCGCTGACGCTCACGGCAGAGCAGCTCGACCCGATGCCCCTGCTGGGCATCGACACGATCTCGGCCCGGCTCTCGCTCGAGGCCGAACTGGAGGGCGAAGGGTTCGATCCGGCCACCATGCAGGCGTGCGGCCGCCTGCAGAGCGACGGGGCCCATCTCGACGCGCTGGCCGTCGACCGACTGGACGCCCGCTTTTCGATGGCTGAAGGGCTGCTGCGCCTCGATACGCTCCGGCTGGAGAGCAACGTGGCGACGGCACAGGGCGGCGGCCAGGTGGCGCTCGTGGATCCCGAAGGCGTGCGCATGTCGGAACTGACGCTGCAGGTGCAACTCCATCGGCTGCAGCCGCTGCGACGCCTTGTCGGGGCGCGGCTGCTGGCGCTCGACGGCGGCCGGATCGAAGCCCGCGCTTACGGACGTCCCGGCCAGCTCCGGTTCGAGGGGAGCTGGACGCTGCAAAATCTGATCTACGATGAACTGCGTCTGGTGGAACTCGAGGGCCGTACGGCCGGCGAACTGGACCGGCAACGTCGGTTGTCGAAAGCCGAGCTCCGGTCGCAGGTGCATCTGCTGACGCTGGGCACCTTCCAGGTGGAAGACGCCCGGGCCGAGCTGCGCTACGACGGCCGGCAGGCCGACTACGAGCTGCGCCTCGATGTCGATCGCCGGCATACGGCCCGCCTCGAAGGCCAGGTACTTCCGACGGAGCAGGAGATCCGGCTGACGCGGCTCGACATGCGGCTGCACGACGCCCGCTGGCGCCTGCTGCAGCCGGCCACGTTCACCTACGGCGAGGCCTATCGCATTCAGGGCCTGCTGCTCTACACCGAAGCGCAGGACCAGCAGCTTGCGGCCGACGGCGTGATCGACCCCGACGGCACGCAGAGCTTCGTCCTGACGCTCGAACGCTTCCGGCTCGAAACCGTCACCGATCTGTTCGACCTGGCCGGACTGGGCGGTGCGCTCAGTGGCACGGTGGACCTGACCGGTCCGGCCGCGGCGCCACGGCTTGGCGGACAGCTTCTGCTCGATCTGACCTCGGAAGGACAACCTGTGGGCGATCTGCAACTGGATCTGCAGTACGACAGCCTGCGGCTCCAGGTGAATGCCAGGCTCCAGCACCGGGCCGATGCCAGCACGATGACGCTGCGCGGCACGGTTCCGATGGACCTCCGGCTACAGGTGCCGCCCGATGCGCCGCCGTTCGATCCGAACCAGGCATCGCTCGATCTGACGCTGGCCGCCGATACGTTCGCCATCGCCTGGATTCAACCGTTTCTGGATCCCGAAATCCTGCGCGACGTGCGGGGCCGGCTGGCCGGACGCGTGCACATCGGCGGCACGCTGGCCGCTCCGTCGCTCGACGGACAGGCCCGGCTTTTCGATGGGGCCGTCTATCTTCCCGAGCTGGGTGTTACCTATCGAGACATCCGGGCCGAGGCCCGCATGGAGGGTAACCGGATCATCCTGACTTCCTTCGCGCTACACTCGGGCGGACGCCTCACCGGCGGCGGCACCGTCGAGCTGGAGGCGCTCACGCTGGGCACGCTCGATTTGCGCATGCGGGCCCGCTCGTTCCTGGCCGCCGACAACCGCGCCTATCGCACCGTCCTTTCCGGAACGCTCCGGCTGGCCGGCACGACCGAACGGCCCGAGATCGAGGGCGACCTGCAGGTGGTCAGCGCCGACATCTACCTGATCGAGCAGACCACGGTAGCCGATCTGGAACCCGTCCAGCTCACCGAAGCCGACCTGCAGATGCTGCGCCAGTACTTCGGTGTGCGCATTACCGAAGAGGACACGACCACCTTCGACTTCTACGAGGCCTCGCGCATGCGTCTGGACCTGCGTATGGAACGCGATGTGTGGCTGCGCTCGAATGCCAATCCCGAAATGAACATACAGTTCACGGGCACGCTTACCGTCCAGAAAGAGCCCTATCAGGATCTGCAGCTTTTCGGAACGATCGAGGTGATCCCGGAGCGCAGCTACATCGTGCAGTTCGGCAAACGGTTCGAGATTACGGAAGGAACACTGTCATTCAACGGACCGGCCGACGATCCGGAGCTCAACCTGAAAGCCCGCTACGTGGTGCCCTCCCGTGAGGATCAATCCAGCCAGGTCACGATCCTGCTCTCGGTCAGCGGGCGGCTGGAGCGGCTCAACCTGGAGTTTTCGTCCGAGAACCCTTCGGGTCTCGAATTGCCGGACATCATCTCGTACATTGTCTTCGGCCGACCGGCCGGGCAGGCGCTCGCCTCACTGGCGCCCGGCAGCAACGGGGCCGGGGGCGGCTTGCTGGGCCGCGGGGCCGGACTGGCGCTCGGCCAGCTGGCCGGCGTCGTCGAAGGTCTGGCCGGCGAAGAACTCGGGCTCGATGTCGTCGAGATCGAACCCGATGGCCTGCAGGGCGCCAAGCTGACCGTCGGGAAGTACGTTTCGCCGCGGCTGTTTGCCGCCGTCAGCCGACCGATCGCCTTCGGCAACAATGCGGCCACGCAACGAACCGAAGTCTACACGGAGTTCACCGTCGAGTACACGATCTTCGACGCGATGATCGTGCGCGTGACCAGCCAGGGAACGACCATGCGGATCAACCTGCTGTGGCGCTATGCCTACTGA